A region from the Lolium perenne isolate Kyuss_39 chromosome 4, Kyuss_2.0, whole genome shotgun sequence genome encodes:
- the LOC127332123 gene encoding nascent polypeptide-associated complex subunit alpha-like protein 1: MTAQTAEELAAQIEQEQLEAKKAESEEVVVEDDEDDDDDDDEDDDNDDAEGEVDASGKKQSRSEKKSRKAMLKLGMKSITGVSRVTVKKSKNILFVISKPDVFKSPNSETYVIFGEAKIEDLSSQLQSQAAEQFKAPDLSQMTSIPEASGAEHDDNEDVDEDGVEPKDIDLVMTQAAVSRAKAVKALKAANGDIVTAIMEVTT; this comes from the exons ATGACTGCCCAAACTGCCGAGGAGCTCGCCGCCCAGATCGAGCAAGAGCAGCTCGAGGCAAAGAAGGCAGAG TCAGAGGAGGTCGTAGTTGAGGatgatgaggacgacgatgacgacgacgatgaggatGATGACAACGATGATGCTGAGG GAGAAGTTGATGCCAGTGGCAAAAAGCAAAGCAGAAGTGAAAAAAAGAGCCGCAAAGCAATGCTCAAGCTGGGCATGAAATCCATCACTGGTGTAAGCCGTGTCACTGTGAAGAAAAGCAAGAAT ATACTGTTTGTCATCTCAAAGCCAGATGTCTTCAAGAGCCCAAATTCAGAGACATATGTTATTTTCGGAGAGGCCAAGATTGAGGATCTCAGCTCCCAGCTGCAGAGCCAGGCTGCTGAACAGTTCAAGGCTCCTGACCTGAGCCAAATGACCTCAATTCCTGAGGCATCGGGCGCGGAGCATGACGACAACGAGGATGTCGACGAGGATGGTGTCGAGCCAAAGGACATCGATTTGGTTATGACGCAGGCGGCTGTCTCGAGGGCCAAGGCCGTCAAGGCTCTCAAGGCTGCCAATGGAGACATTGTCACTGCCATTATGGAGGTGACAACTTAG